Proteins encoded within one genomic window of Candidatus Thiodiazotropha endoloripes:
- a CDS encoding nitric oxide reductase activation protein NorD, with protein sequence MEERVGELWHRLITRAAQSRYPEAAVTLQQVNTRVSILFRALGGDGGLQVEAAHATEHAARRSLLHRIAGDNKKAELAWRDEQYLRLPAVIDCFSTTQLNRDLYRWLVVLAVGKQLEDEPWFSRNQRLTCEVLEHYPSIRPLYQRLVSAHLAQRLQPPSHQPLELAQESAIRQALLEPGSIEHLPQAHRPPHPVPLWLHPCPPVSMSRQQNRDYRESSSGGGSKALESETKRLAEESDKKETKGRGLVTIRMENIFTWGGFLKLDRDAEENEDLESAADAAQDMDLITISRDARGAAGKLRFDLDLPAAAEDDLVLHEGFLLPEWDFKKRQLIPDLCRVVPMLAADAGSSTLPSHLYRTAKKLRAQFQYLAPSRKWYKGQQDGSEIDLDAYLRFATDRIAGHASTDNGLYRLLKAGSRDLACLLLADLSLSTDTWVDNHARVIDVIRDSLFLFSESLSATGDAFAIYGFSSRKRDPVRFHQIKRFDEHYNGAIRGRIQAIKPGYYTRMGAAIRHSTSILKEHQSERRLLMILSDGKPNDLDKYEGRYGIEDTREAVREARAEGLEPFCVTIDSKANDYLPHLFGSTGYVVIRKPSELPRELPRLYAKLTS encoded by the coding sequence ATGGAAGAGCGGGTTGGTGAACTCTGGCATCGACTGATCACACGTGCAGCGCAGAGCCGTTACCCGGAAGCGGCCGTCACGCTGCAGCAGGTTAATACCCGTGTCAGTATTTTGTTTCGAGCGTTGGGGGGTGATGGTGGTTTACAGGTTGAAGCCGCCCATGCAACGGAACACGCCGCACGACGCAGTTTATTGCATCGCATTGCCGGGGATAATAAGAAGGCCGAACTGGCCTGGCGTGATGAGCAGTATCTTCGGCTGCCCGCAGTGATCGACTGTTTTTCTACCACGCAACTGAATCGGGATCTCTACCGCTGGCTGGTGGTTCTTGCCGTGGGTAAACAGCTGGAGGATGAACCCTGGTTCAGTCGGAATCAGCGTCTGACCTGTGAGGTGCTGGAACACTACCCCAGCATCCGGCCGCTCTATCAGCGGCTGGTGTCGGCTCACCTGGCACAGCGTCTGCAGCCCCCATCCCATCAGCCATTGGAATTGGCTCAGGAGTCCGCTATACGCCAGGCACTGCTTGAACCCGGCAGCATTGAACATCTGCCTCAGGCACACCGGCCACCGCATCCCGTGCCACTCTGGCTTCATCCCTGCCCACCCGTCAGCATGAGTCGCCAGCAAAACCGGGATTACCGTGAGAGCAGCAGCGGCGGCGGTAGTAAAGCACTGGAATCTGAGACTAAGCGACTGGCCGAGGAGAGTGATAAGAAAGAGACCAAGGGACGGGGCTTGGTCACCATTCGCATGGAGAATATCTTTACCTGGGGCGGCTTTCTCAAACTGGATCGGGATGCGGAAGAGAATGAGGATTTGGAGAGCGCCGCCGATGCCGCTCAGGATATGGATCTTATCACTATCAGTCGTGACGCAAGAGGCGCCGCTGGAAAGTTGCGTTTTGATCTCGATCTGCCGGCCGCAGCGGAGGACGATCTGGTACTGCATGAGGGTTTCCTGCTGCCGGAATGGGACTTCAAAAAGCGCCAGCTGATTCCCGACCTGTGTCGAGTGGTGCCGATGCTGGCGGCTGACGCCGGTAGTAGTACGCTGCCGTCTCATCTCTACCGGACAGCAAAAAAGCTGCGGGCTCAATTCCAGTATTTGGCGCCTTCACGGAAGTGGTACAAGGGCCAACAGGATGGCAGTGAGATCGATCTGGACGCCTACTTGCGTTTTGCCACCGATCGTATCGCCGGTCACGCTTCCACCGATAACGGTCTCTATCGCCTGTTGAAAGCGGGATCCCGGGATCTGGCCTGCCTGCTGCTGGCGGACCTCTCACTCTCCACAGATACCTGGGTGGACAACCATGCCCGGGTGATCGATGTGATCCGTGACAGCCTGTTCCTGTTTTCCGAAAGTCTATCCGCAACCGGAGATGCCTTTGCCATCTATGGCTTCTCTTCCCGTAAACGGGATCCTGTCCGTTTTCATCAGATCAAGCGGTTTGATGAGCATTACAACGGCGCTATACGTGGACGCATTCAGGCCATTAAACCCGGTTACTACACCCGTATGGGGGCGGCAATCCGTCACAGTACCTCGATTCTCAAAGAGCATCAGTCGGAGCGTCGCCTGTTGATGATACTCAGTGATGGTAAGCCGAATGATCTGGATAAGTACGAGGGTCGATACGGTATCGAGGATACCCGTGAGGCTGTTCGTGAGGCTCGTGCGGAGGGTCTGGAGCCGTTCTGCGTCACCATCGACAGCAAGGCTAATGACTATCTGCCTCATCTGTTCGGTTCAACCGGGTATGTGGTCATCCGCAAGCCGTCAGAGCTGCCTCGTGAACTGCCGCGACTCTATGCCAAACTGACAAGTTGA
- a CDS encoding serine/threonine protein kinase, protein MLKFQEPPKEYNDVFLEDTDKPLPKVLNQNTRYMFLSTIAKGGKSLIKTCKDMHLNRVVAYKTLRSEFVDDEIENIRLLREARVSAMLQHPNTVPIYEIGRDNRGHYYFTMKLVHGYTLREILNYRERYDLTQLVEVVVRIAHALGYAHVHGVAHRDIKPENILVGPYNEVLLMDWGLAKVWRKDGTTLEEPGESKTVADGDKSITGYGKLQGTLCYMSPEQIRRDPDISFSTDIYSLGSVLYELLTGQTPFDSDKTYEILEMVENRQPERPSEVSKYALPKVLEDLCMRCLAKDPASRPESMTEVIRTLEHEWASVK, encoded by the coding sequence ATGCTCAAGTTTCAGGAGCCACCAAAAGAATACAACGATGTCTTCCTGGAAGACACTGACAAACCGCTGCCCAAGGTTCTCAATCAAAACACCCGTTACATGTTTCTGAGCACCATCGCCAAGGGTGGCAAATCCTTGATCAAGACCTGCAAGGATATGCATCTGAACCGGGTGGTTGCGTATAAAACCCTCCGCTCCGAATTTGTCGATGATGAGATAGAGAATATCCGTCTGCTCCGCGAAGCACGGGTCTCCGCCATGCTTCAACACCCAAATACAGTGCCTATCTATGAGATCGGACGAGACAATCGGGGGCACTACTATTTCACCATGAAGCTGGTGCATGGCTATACGCTGCGGGAAATCCTGAATTATCGTGAGCGTTATGATCTGACTCAGCTGGTCGAGGTTGTTGTGCGGATTGCACATGCCTTGGGTTACGCCCATGTGCATGGGGTCGCTCATCGTGACATCAAACCCGAGAACATACTGGTCGGTCCATACAATGAAGTGCTGTTGATGGATTGGGGGCTGGCCAAGGTCTGGAGAAAGGATGGCACTACTCTGGAAGAGCCAGGGGAAAGCAAAACTGTGGCTGATGGCGATAAATCGATAACCGGCTATGGCAAGTTGCAAGGTACCCTCTGTTATATGTCACCGGAGCAGATTCGGCGTGATCCGGATATCAGCTTCAGTACGGATATCTACAGTCTGGGATCAGTCCTCTATGAACTGTTGACAGGGCAGACCCCATTTGACAGTGACAAGACCTATGAGATCCTTGAAATGGTGGAAAACCGCCAACCGGAGAGACCTTCTGAAGTGAGTAAATATGCGCTACCGAAAGTTCTCGAAGATCTCTGTATGAGATGCCTGGCCAAGGATCCCGCTTCAAGACCGGAGTCCATGACAGAGGTGATACGCACTCTGGAACATGAGTGGGCAAGTGTGAAGTGA
- a CDS encoding Crp/Fnr family transcriptional regulator produces the protein MTANIRLANLFSALNDEQVKQILENSNTLKLQDGESLFESGDKAERFYLVIGGQIKLFRGSPSGDEKIIDIVQPGNTFAEAVMFMNNPVYPVSAQALGPARVMSFDNKRFLDILSHSNETSFRIMGTMSQRLRGLIRQIDELTLQSATTRLCATLLRYMEEAGSEVFKLPAAKGVLAARLSMKPETFSRILHNLSSKQIIKVTSNEVSVLDVEQLKQLAHTEAVVGLEPDGSAVAHHPCVSHKDLE, from the coding sequence ATGACTGCCAATATACGATTAGCCAATCTCTTCTCAGCCCTCAATGATGAGCAGGTCAAACAGATACTGGAGAACAGCAATACACTGAAACTGCAGGATGGCGAATCCCTGTTTGAGAGTGGTGACAAAGCCGAACGGTTCTATCTCGTGATTGGTGGCCAGATCAAGCTGTTTCGGGGTTCACCCAGTGGCGATGAGAAGATTATCGACATCGTTCAACCCGGCAATACTTTTGCCGAAGCAGTCATGTTCATGAACAATCCGGTCTATCCGGTCAGTGCTCAGGCTTTGGGGCCAGCCCGGGTGATGTCTTTCGACAACAAGCGCTTTCTGGATATTCTGAGTCATTCCAATGAGACCAGCTTCAGGATCATGGGGACCATGAGTCAACGGTTGCGTGGCCTGATCCGGCAGATCGATGAGTTGACTCTGCAGAGTGCCACCACCCGGCTCTGTGCCACCCTATTGCGTTATATGGAGGAGGCCGGGAGTGAGGTTTTCAAACTGCCGGCGGCCAAGGGTGTGCTGGCGGCGCGTCTCTCTATGAAGCCTGAAACCTTTTCCAGAATTTTACATAACCTGAGCAGTAAACAGATTATCAAGGTGACCAGTAATGAGGTCTCGGTATTGGATGTTGAACAGCTCAAACAGCTGGCCCATACCGAGGCTGTTGTCGGACTTGAGCCCGATGGTTCCGCGGTCGCGCACCATCCCTGTGTTTCACACAAGGATCTTGAGTGA
- a CDS encoding cytochrome C oxidase subunit IV family protein, with the protein MKQLSGYLGIRPCTLTYLLLIAISLTTFLIGKLGFSGLGMSLLVLFLALIKGQLVGSYFMGLGSVRGIWRWPVFIWLFIPGILIGMAFYLSYQ; encoded by the coding sequence ATGAAGCAGCTAAGCGGTTATCTTGGTATTCGTCCCTGTACCCTGACTTATCTGTTGTTGATCGCCATCAGTCTGACCACCTTTCTGATTGGTAAACTGGGATTCAGCGGTCTTGGGATGTCTCTGTTGGTGTTGTTTCTGGCGTTGATCAAAGGACAGTTGGTGGGAAGCTATTTTATGGGGCTCGGCAGTGTCCGCGGTATATGGCGCTGGCCGGTTTTTATCTGGTTGTTCATTCCGGGTATCCTGATCGGAATGGCCTTCTATCTATCCTATCAGTGA
- a CDS encoding cytochrome c oxidase subunit 3 family protein, producing the protein MTADRSVLQSNYPPGDLAIWIFILAELAVFAIFFAAYAFTRLQHVELFNEYQLTLDGEAALINTLALITSSYFVVRAVSAIKQDDRRRCVHWLLAALSMGLLFLIVKSIEYIHHYSEGINLSSNTFYMFYLSLTFFHFMHVIMGMVILAAIAVMAARGKYSRQEHTGIESGASYWHMVDLVWLILFPLVYLMR; encoded by the coding sequence ATGACGGCAGATAGATCAGTTTTACAGAGTAACTACCCGCCGGGTGATCTGGCGATATGGATCTTCATCCTGGCGGAACTGGCCGTGTTTGCAATCTTCTTTGCCGCCTATGCGTTTACCCGTCTGCAGCATGTGGAGCTGTTCAATGAGTACCAGCTGACACTGGACGGGGAGGCGGCATTGATCAATACCCTGGCGTTGATCACCAGCTCCTATTTTGTGGTTCGTGCAGTGAGTGCCATTAAGCAGGACGATCGCAGGCGCTGTGTCCACTGGCTGCTGGCAGCACTCTCCATGGGACTGCTGTTTCTGATTGTCAAAAGTATCGAATATATCCACCATTACAGTGAGGGGATCAATCTCAGCAGTAATACTTTTTATATGTTTTATCTCTCCCTGACTTTTTTCCATTTCATGCATGTCATCATGGGGATGGTCATTCTTGCGGCAATCGCAGTGATGGCAGCCAGGGGTAAATACAGTCGCCAGGAGCATACCGGAATCGAGAGCGGTGCCTCATACTGGCACATGGTCGATTTGGTCTGGTTGATTCTGTTTCCTCTCGTCTATTTGATGCGGTAA
- a CDS encoding cbb3-type cytochrome c oxidase subunit I, which yields MQYQSQAVAKPYFIAAIALFVAQVLFGLIMGLQYVVGDFLFPEIPFNVARMVHTNTLIVWLLMAFMGASYYLVPEEAETELYSPGLATLMFWVFLGAAALTVVGYLLLSYSTLAEVTMNKLLPTMGREFLEQPTITKIGIVIVALAFLFNIGMTILRGRKTVINLVLLMGLTGLAVFFLFAFYNPDNLVLDKYFWWWVVHLWVEGVWELILGAILAFVLVKTTGVDREVIEKWLYVIIAMTLITGIVGTGHHYYWIGTPEYWQWWGSIFSAMEPIPFFMMTVFAFNIVNKRRRDHPNKPAMLWALGTAVMAFLGAGVWGFLHTLSPVNYYTHGSQITAAHGHMAFYGAYVMINITIISYAMPLLRGRNAANPVKSQVWEMWSFWLMTIAMVFITLFLTGAGILQAYLQRMGENPQPFMVVQEQISLFYWLREIAGVIFLIGLVVYIASFFVGQNDPEATTAS from the coding sequence ATGCAATATCAATCACAAGCGGTTGCCAAACCCTATTTCATCGCTGCCATCGCCCTGTTTGTGGCGCAGGTACTTTTTGGTCTGATCATGGGCCTGCAGTATGTGGTCGGTGATTTTCTCTTTCCGGAGATTCCCTTCAATGTGGCCCGTATGGTCCACACCAACACCTTGATCGTGTGGCTGCTGATGGCTTTCATGGGGGCGTCATACTATCTGGTGCCTGAAGAGGCGGAGACTGAGCTCTACTCACCTGGGCTGGCTACTCTGATGTTCTGGGTATTTCTGGGTGCCGCAGCGCTGACTGTTGTGGGTTATCTGTTACTTTCCTACTCCACGTTGGCGGAAGTCACGATGAACAAGCTCCTGCCAACCATGGGTCGAGAGTTTCTAGAGCAGCCGACCATTACCAAAATTGGTATCGTCATTGTTGCATTGGCGTTTCTGTTCAATATCGGTATGACAATTCTCAGGGGACGCAAAACGGTCATCAATCTGGTGTTGCTGATGGGGCTGACCGGGCTTGCTGTGTTCTTTCTCTTCGCCTTTTACAATCCTGATAACCTGGTTCTGGATAAGTACTTCTGGTGGTGGGTGGTACACCTCTGGGTTGAGGGTGTGTGGGAGTTAATCCTCGGTGCGATTCTGGCATTCGTCCTGGTGAAGACCACCGGTGTCGATCGGGAGGTGATCGAGAAGTGGTTGTATGTGATTATCGCCATGACCCTGATCACCGGGATTGTGGGCACCGGACACCACTACTACTGGATCGGTACACCGGAATATTGGCAGTGGTGGGGTTCCATCTTCTCCGCCATGGAGCCGATCCCATTTTTCATGATGACGGTTTTCGCCTTCAATATCGTGAACAAGCGTCGTCGCGACCATCCCAACAAACCGGCCATGCTGTGGGCTCTGGGAACCGCTGTGATGGCGTTCCTCGGTGCCGGCGTGTGGGGCTTCCTGCATACCCTTTCACCGGTCAACTATTACACCCATGGTTCACAGATCACTGCAGCGCATGGCCATATGGCCTTTTATGGCGCCTATGTGATGATCAACATTACGATTATCTCCTACGCGATGCCCCTGTTGCGCGGCCGTAATGCGGCCAATCCGGTGAAGTCCCAGGTTTGGGAGATGTGGTCGTTCTGGTTGATGACCATTGCCATGGTCTTCATTACCCTGTTCCTCACCGGTGCCGGCATTCTGCAAGCCTATCTGCAGCGCATGGGAGAGAATCCACAGCCCTTCATGGTGGTACAGGAGCAGATCTCCCTCTTCTACTGGCTGCGTGAGATTGCCGGTGTGATCTTTCTGATCGGCCTGGTGGTCTACATCGCCAGTTTCTTTGTGGGTCAGAACGATCCGGAGGCTACCACCGCAAGTTGA
- a CDS encoding c-type cytochrome, which yields MAQPFTKIVARNIFYGGTAFFFLLFLALTFDTMGQLPQRDNRDALSGELGPVITQGKLIWEENNCIGCHTLLGEGAYFAPELGNVYQRYGNSTDAIKAFIASRPAEGIPGRRSMPQFNFSDEELTAIAEFLKYVSEINTANWPPNIQG from the coding sequence ATGGCTCAGCCGTTTACAAAAATAGTGGCGCGTAACATCTTTTACGGTGGTACCGCTTTTTTCTTTCTGCTATTTCTTGCCCTCACCTTCGATACCATGGGCCAGCTGCCACAGCGGGATAACCGTGATGCGCTCTCCGGGGAGCTGGGGCCGGTTATTACCCAAGGCAAACTGATCTGGGAGGAGAACAACTGCATCGGTTGTCATACCCTGTTGGGTGAAGGTGCCTACTTTGCTCCGGAGCTGGGGAATGTCTACCAGCGATACGGTAATTCAACAGACGCCATCAAAGCCTTTATCGCCAGTCGCCCGGCTGAAGGTATTCCCGGCCGTCGCAGCATGCCGCAGTTTAATTTCAGCGACGAAGAGCTCACTGCGATTGCTGAATTTCTGAAATATGTCTCGGAAATCAACACCGCCAATTGGCCGCCGAATATCCAGGGTTAA
- a CDS encoding zinc-ribbon domain-containing protein: MSDRQMAEVNCLYCGKKIADDQAECPHCGAVSHFQKRGFRSGARKKFIIFFIGLVVFCGFFIFWLPR; encoded by the coding sequence GTGAGTGATCGACAGATGGCCGAGGTGAACTGTCTCTATTGCGGTAAAAAGATCGCCGATGATCAAGCCGAATGTCCCCACTGCGGCGCCGTATCACACTTCCAGAAACGCGGTTTCCGTTCTGGGGCAAGAAAGAAATTCATTATATTTTTCATTGGCTTGGTTGTCTTCTGCGGTTTCTTTATTTTCTGGTTGCCCCGTTAA
- the nhaD gene encoding sodium:proton antiporter NhaD, whose protein sequence is MNISKCLIALLLFALPGLVMAGGDGIQLQDFTTHWAGIVCVIIFVMAYSLVIAEEALHLRKSKPVMVAAGIIWMIVAIVYANSGDTHTAEAAVRHNLLEFAELFLFLLAAMTYINTMEERGVFDLLRIWLVSRGFSLKTIYWLTGVLAFVISPIADNLTTALLMATVAMAVGGTNTTFVAIACINIVVAANAGGAFSPFGDITTLMVWQKGIVQFQEFFVLFLPSLVNWLIPAAIMSMAVSNEKPEPIESGEFRLRHGAWFVVGLFILTIVMAVSAHNFLHLPPVVGMMTGLGLLKFYGYYLKRRDAIKTAEKSEAVADDNLNLGEHHMALEDNATQQRGAQDDHGHGSNHYNIFKSLERAEWDTLMFFYGIILCVGGLGTLGYLSLVSQMMYVDLGTTNANILVGFLSAIIDNIPVMFAVLAMMPDMSHGQWLLVTLTAGVGGSMLAIGSAAGVAVMGTARGVYTFMAHLKWSWAIALGYGASIWVHFLVNASAFSVPAGAAAKAVGAH, encoded by the coding sequence ATGAACATTTCAAAGTGTTTGATCGCACTTTTGCTCTTTGCCCTGCCAGGACTGGTAATGGCAGGTGGTGACGGCATCCAGCTTCAGGACTTCACGACTCATTGGGCAGGCATAGTCTGTGTCATAATTTTCGTTATGGCTTATTCACTTGTCATTGCTGAAGAAGCTCTGCATCTGCGTAAGTCCAAGCCTGTGATGGTAGCTGCCGGCATCATCTGGATGATTGTGGCGATTGTCTATGCCAATTCCGGGGACACCCACACGGCAGAAGCGGCTGTTCGGCATAACCTGCTGGAATTTGCCGAACTCTTCCTCTTCCTGTTGGCAGCCATGACCTATATCAACACCATGGAAGAACGGGGGGTATTCGATCTGTTGCGTATTTGGCTCGTTTCGCGTGGGTTTTCATTAAAAACAATCTACTGGCTAACCGGTGTTCTGGCCTTTGTCATATCGCCAATTGCCGACAACTTAACTACCGCCCTGCTGATGGCAACTGTGGCAATGGCCGTAGGCGGAACCAATACAACCTTTGTTGCCATTGCCTGTATTAATATTGTGGTTGCAGCGAATGCCGGAGGAGCTTTCTCTCCATTCGGTGACATCACCACACTGATGGTCTGGCAAAAAGGTATTGTTCAGTTTCAGGAGTTCTTTGTTCTGTTTCTCCCTTCACTGGTCAACTGGCTGATACCGGCAGCCATCATGTCAATGGCGGTATCCAATGAAAAACCGGAACCGATTGAGTCCGGTGAATTCAGATTACGACATGGCGCATGGTTCGTTGTCGGTCTGTTTATCCTGACAATCGTCATGGCCGTTTCAGCGCACAACTTTTTACACCTTCCTCCAGTAGTCGGCATGATGACAGGCTTGGGATTGCTCAAGTTCTACGGATACTATTTGAAGCGCCGGGATGCCATTAAGACCGCAGAAAAGAGTGAAGCGGTTGCCGATGACAACCTCAATCTTGGTGAACACCATATGGCATTGGAGGATAATGCGACACAACAGCGCGGCGCTCAGGATGATCATGGCCATGGCAGTAACCATTACAATATCTTCAAATCGTTGGAGCGCGCCGAGTGGGATACGTTAATGTTCTTCTACGGCATCATCCTCTGTGTTGGCGGCCTGGGAACGCTCGGTTACCTCTCGCTGGTATCTCAAATGATGTATGTCGACCTGGGCACAACCAATGCCAACATCCTGGTTGGTTTTCTCTCTGCGATCATTGATAACATTCCGGTTATGTTTGCGGTACTTGCCATGATGCCTGATATGTCTCATGGCCAGTGGTTGTTGGTTACTTTGACGGCCGGTGTTGGCGGCTCAATGCTTGCGATTGGTTCAGCCGCAGGCGTGGCAGTCATGGGAACCGCCCGTGGCGTTTATACCTTCATGGCCCACTTGAAATGGAGCTGGGCAATTGCGCTCGGCTACGGGGCCAGCATCTGGGTACACTTCCTGGTCAACGCTTCCGCATTCAGTGTACCTGCCGGAGCGGCTGCAAAAGCTGTTGGCGCCCATTAA
- a CDS encoding CbbQ/NirQ/NorQ/GpvN family protein, with protein sequence MNELPFYKPQGNEIELFEHAYRHQLPLLIKGPTGCGKTRFVNHMAARLGRPVYTVSCHDDLTAADLVGRHLIGEGETFWSDGPLTRAVREGAICYLDEVVEARKDTTVVLHPLTDDRRILPIERTGEILHAPPEFMLIVSYNPGYQNLLKGLKPSTRQRFLATRFDFPESELEQQVLISETGIEASLAKRLVTLANALRALKDHDLEEAASTRLLVYTATLIEGGYAPLEACRAALVEPLSDDQETVAALMDVVEVTFGG encoded by the coding sequence TTGAACGAGTTACCCTTCTACAAACCCCAGGGGAATGAGATCGAGCTGTTTGAGCACGCCTATCGTCATCAACTTCCCCTGTTGATCAAGGGGCCTACCGGGTGCGGCAAGACCCGCTTTGTAAACCACATGGCAGCCCGTCTGGGGCGACCCGTATACACCGTGTCATGCCACGATGACCTTACCGCGGCCGACCTGGTGGGGCGTCATCTGATCGGTGAAGGGGAGACCTTCTGGAGTGATGGTCCATTGACCCGGGCGGTGAGGGAGGGGGCGATCTGCTATCTGGACGAAGTGGTGGAGGCGCGCAAGGATACCACGGTCGTGCTTCACCCGCTGACCGACGATCGGCGTATTCTGCCGATCGAGCGTACCGGTGAGATCCTGCATGCGCCGCCGGAGTTCATGCTCATCGTCTCATACAATCCCGGCTATCAGAATCTACTCAAAGGCTTGAAGCCGAGTACCCGTCAGCGCTTTCTGGCAACCCGTTTCGATTTTCCGGAAAGCGAACTGGAACAGCAGGTGCTGATCAGCGAAACAGGAATTGAGGCGTCCCTTGCCAAGCGCCTGGTAACCCTGGCCAATGCCCTGCGTGCGCTCAAGGATCATGATCTGGAAGAGGCGGCATCAACCCGCCTGCTGGTCTATACCGCTACCTTGATTGAGGGTGGATACGCACCGTTGGAGGCGTGTCGCGCCGCCCTGGTTGAGCCTCTGAGTGACGATCAAGAGACCGTTGCTGCGCTGATGGATGTGGTCGAGGTTACCTTCGGTGGTTGA
- a CDS encoding 4Fe-4S binding protein — translation MFRRSSILQRRRALFQAAFFCLFILAPPLDLFRFDLNLNHFILFGNHWTLGLDALIEGDISSLQGSFNIILRGFLPLLLVIGGLIWVAWRFGRFYCGWLCPHFSVVEMINRLMFHASGRQSLWERQPLPRRQADGTMVKFDWRYWPLTLLSAAFFALLWAVVLLTYLLPPEEIYHNLLHASLTPNQARFIGVGTLLLFIEFTFARHLFCRFGCAVGLFQSLAWMANDRGLVVGFDRDRARHCSSCNSACDNICPMRLKPRSIKRRMFTCTECAQCITACEQVQGSLEQRSLLKWVSDAEAVAVATGRPTAEEGGKPADRTIPFNGGH, via the coding sequence ATGTTTAGGCGCAGCTCAATCCTGCAACGTCGACGCGCTCTGTTTCAGGCGGCTTTCTTTTGTCTGTTTATCCTGGCGCCGCCCCTCGATCTGTTTCGTTTCGACCTGAACCTCAATCACTTTATTCTGTTTGGCAACCACTGGACGCTTGGCCTGGATGCTCTGATCGAGGGAGACATCAGCTCTCTGCAGGGCAGTTTCAATATCATCTTGCGTGGTTTTCTGCCCCTGCTGTTGGTTATCGGCGGGTTGATCTGGGTCGCCTGGCGATTCGGACGATTCTATTGCGGTTGGCTCTGTCCCCACTTCTCGGTGGTGGAGATGATCAATCGACTGATGTTTCATGCCAGTGGCAGGCAGAGCCTGTGGGAGCGTCAACCGCTGCCACGGCGCCAGGCGGATGGGACGATGGTGAAGTTCGACTGGCGCTACTGGCCGCTTACCCTGTTGTCCGCCGCCTTTTTTGCCCTGCTCTGGGCGGTGGTACTGCTCACCTATCTGTTGCCTCCGGAGGAGATCTACCACAACCTGCTGCATGCATCGTTAACCCCTAACCAGGCCCGTTTCATTGGTGTTGGCACACTGCTGCTGTTTATTGAATTCACTTTCGCCCGGCATCTCTTCTGCCGTTTTGGCTGTGCAGTGGGTCTGTTTCAAAGCCTCGCCTGGATGGCTAATGATCGGGGTCTGGTCGTTGGCTTCGATCGAGACCGGGCAAGGCATTGTTCAAGCTGCAACAGTGCTTGTGACAATATCTGTCCAATGCGCCTGAAGCCACGCTCGATCAAGCGTCGCATGTTTACCTGTACCGAGTGTGCTCAATGCATTACTGCTTGTGAGCAGGTGCAGGGATCACTCGAACAGAGATCTCTCCTCAAATGGGTCAGTGATGCGGAGGCCGTTGCCGTGGCAACCGGCCGGCCTACAGCAGAGGAGGGCGGTAAGCCTGCAGATAGAACGATACCGTTCAATGGTGGCCACTGA